The proteins below come from a single Fusobacterium sp. JB019 genomic window:
- a CDS encoding methyl-accepting chemotaxis protein, with protein MLKNVKINKLLILITMSLTILSCIIGFSSIHGAKRVAKSFKILIKENNEKDSLALLSSIRTNTNTCARIVEEIFIVEDKVQAENSLLRYNDFKFKTLNAVSKFKETHVNEDGLIDEYEVALKNWFDVIDEMAQLYKGGNIKEARRVYLSGSNKNINEILNIVYKVENKINTHREHILIEASEYIENFKKVMIGLIALSILLSLGVGINLNRIIKEPLEATKKALNAFADGNLHVDLKYDSENEFGEMVKTVKNSFIKINSYIKDTERVLKTMTDGNFDYEGKVDYSGDYIKIAKLYYEYSVQMSSMILKIKNAARQVSEASGQVAESSQEMARGSMEQASAIEELTAEMNNINISIENNNNMVDQTVALTKKTNEILQTGSDQMSDLRLAMDEISDTAKQINKIIKTIDDISFRTNILALNAAVEAARAGDAGKGFSVVASEVRNLAQKSAEAAKLTTDLIENSMAAVENGVLITNKTVKTIEEVKEKSNDINVAIKNISETSKEQYDSVNKISESMNQISSVVQLSSATSEESAAVSEELFSQARILTELISKYKLRQIKD; from the coding sequence ATGTTAAAAAATGTGAAAATAAATAAATTACTAATATTAATAACAATGAGTTTAACGATTTTATCTTGCATAATAGGTTTTTCAAGTATTCATGGGGCAAAACGTGTTGCAAAATCTTTTAAAATTTTAATAAAAGAAAATAATGAGAAAGATTCTTTAGCATTATTATCAAGTATTAGAACAAATACAAATACTTGTGCAAGAATAGTTGAAGAAATTTTTATAGTAGAAGACAAAGTGCAAGCAGAAAATTCTTTACTTCGTTATAATGATTTTAAATTTAAAACTTTAAATGCTGTATCTAAATTTAAAGAAACTCATGTAAATGAAGATGGACTTATAGATGAATATGAAGTAGCTTTAAAGAATTGGTTTGATGTTATAGACGAAATGGCGCAATTATATAAAGGTGGAAATATAAAAGAAGCTCGTAGAGTTTATCTGTCAGGGTCTAATAAAAATATAAATGAGATTTTAAACATAGTTTATAAAGTAGAAAATAAGATAAATACTCATAGAGAACATATATTAATTGAAGCTTCAGAGTATATAGAAAATTTTAAGAAGGTAATGATAGGTTTGATAGCACTTAGTATACTGTTATCTCTTGGTGTAGGGATTAATTTAAATAGAATAATAAAGGAACCTTTAGAAGCAACTAAAAAAGCTTTAAATGCTTTTGCTGATGGGAATTTACATGTAGATTTGAAATATGATTCAGAAAATGAATTTGGAGAAATGGTAAAAACAGTAAAGAATAGTTTTATTAAAATAAATTCATATATTAAAGATACAGAGAGAGTATTGAAAACAATGACAGATGGGAATTTTGATTATGAAGGAAAAGTAGATTATTCTGGGGATTATATAAAAATAGCAAAACTTTATTATGAATATAGTGTTCAAATGTCTAGTATGATATTGAAAATAAAAAATGCAGCAAGACAGGTTTCAGAAGCATCAGGACAAGTTGCTGAAAGTTCTCAAGAAATGGCGAGAGGTTCAATGGAACAAGCATCAGCAATAGAAGAGTTAACAGCAGAAATGAATAATATAAATATATCTATCGAAAACAATAATAATATGGTTGATCAAACTGTAGCTTTAACTAAAAAAACAAATGAAATTTTGCAAACAGGATCAGATCAAATGAGTGATTTAAGATTAGCTATGGATGAAATTTCAGATACAGCAAAACAAATCAATAAAATAATAAAAACAATAGACGATATTTCATTTAGAACAAATATATTAGCTTTAAATGCAGCAGTTGAAGCAGCTCGTGCAGGAGATGCAGGGAAAGGATTCTCAGTTGTAGCTTCAGAAGTTCGTAATCTAGCTCAAAAATCAGCAGAAGCAGCTAAATTAACAACTGATTTAATAGAAAACTCTATGGCAGCAGTTGAAAATGGAGTCTTAATTACAAATAAAACAGTTAAAACAATAGAAGAAGTTAAAGAGAAATCAAATGATATAAATGTAGCTATAAAAAATATATCAGAAACTTCAAAGGAACAATATGATTCAGTAAATAAAATTTCAGAAAGCATGAATCAAATTTCTTCAGTAGTTCAATTATCATCTGCTACTTCAGAGGAAAGCGCAGCAGTGAGTGAAGAATTATTTAGTCAAGCTAGAATATTAACAGAATTAATTTCAAAATATAAACTAAGACAAATAAAAGACTAG